The Rhizobium sp. CCGE531 genomic sequence GCCCGTCAGCCACCAGGCCAGTATCTTCAGCCCCATGACACCGAGCGACAGGGGAATACCCCACAGGGCAAGCCGCCTGATCGTATCGTTTCCCTGACTGTTCATGCCCTTCTCCAGTGTCTTCCACGCCTGCTCATGCGAATGAATTGCAAGAAAAGCGCCATTGAAATGCAAAACCGCCCGCGCGAGTTTCGCGCAGGCGGTTTGTTGACGTTCATATGATGCACAGCGCCGCATTTGTCAAAGGAAGTGTCTTTTTCCGCATGGCAATTCATCCTTGATACGCGGATTGAACGAAGCGCAGCCTTGGGGTTCGGGCCGAAGCATGAGCAAGATTTGGCGCAAACCGCCGTTCCGCGACAATTGGAAGCCGATTACGCACTCGCCTGTGGAAAATCATGCTGGTAATTTCGCTCGTGATTGCGCACTAAGCTGGGCATCAGCCCGATGTGCAAGGGTCGGCAGCCTCGGCCGAGGAACCGTCGCTCTTACGAAACCATGGTTGAATATGTCTGATCTTGAAAATGCTGCCGATGCTGCGCCTCTGACTGCTGACACCCACGCCAGCCCGTCAGAGCACCTGGTCGTGGCGGGTGCATTCTCTGAAGAAGAGCGCAGCGCCGTCTATCGTGCCATCGAAACCCGCCGTGACGTGCGCGACCAGTTCCGCTCGGATCTCCTGCCCGACGATCTCGTCAGGCGCTTGCTCGAGGCAGCCCACTCGGCGCCGTCGGTCGGATTCATGCAGCCATGGAACTTCATCCTGATCCGTCAGCCGGAGACGCGCGAGCGCGTCTGGCAGGCGTTCCACCAGGCCAACGAGGAAGCCTGCGCGATGTTCGAGGGCGATCGCCGCGCGCAATATCAACGGCTGAAGCTCGAGGGCATCCGCAAAGCGCCGCTCAGCATCTGCATTACCTGCGATACCAAGCGCGGCGGCCCCGTCGTGCTTGGCCGTACGCATAATCCGGACACCGATGTCTATTCGACTGTCTGCGCCGTGCAGAACCTATGGCTGGCCGCACGAGCCGAGGGCATCGGCGTCGGCTGGGTCAGCATCTTCCACGAGGACGCCATCAAGGCGATCCTCGGCATACCCGAGCACGTCAAGATCGTCGCATGGCTCTGCGTCGGCTATGTCGACGAGCTCTACGACATGCCGGAGCTCGCCGTGAAGGGATGGCGCGAGCGCCTGCCGCTCGACAAGCTGGTCTTCGAGGAAGGCTGGCAGGACTGCGACGACATGTAAGGGCCGCCGCTTTCCGGCAGCCCTCGGCGAATCCAACCGTCACGATCTGAATGCGACGAACGAGATCACGTTGCCATCCGGGTCGCGCACATGGAAATCGGTGCCGCCCCATGCCTGCTTGGTGAGCGGCTGCGCGAACTCGACGCCTTTCTTCTTGAACTCCTCGAATAGTCCCTGGACATTCGAAACCTCGATCGAAGCGAGGATGAGCGACCCCTCCTTCGCCGCAGCAGCGGCAAAATAAGGCTCGTAGACAAGCCGCAAGTGGATACAGATGCCGTCACGCGACACCGCGCCATAGAACGGCGGCGCCCCATGCAAGAACTCCTCCGCGAAACCGAGCTTCTCCCTGAAGAAGGCCGCGCTTGCGGTCACGTCCCGCACGAAAAGGATCGGCACCACACTCTTGAAAACCGGCGGTTTCGTTGATTGGGCCGGCATCTTCGGCGCATCCACGGCCACGGCCTTCAATTCGGCCCAGCTCCCGTGGCCCGCTTCGACCGCAACGATCTCCTGCGCCAGCGTCAGGGGGAATTTCATTGCCAGGATCTCGCGATCCGTCAGCGCGCGGAAACGATCGAGCGTTCGAACTCTCCCGCCAATGGAATAATCACGATCACGGTGCCAGCGCATCAAGAGCTTGGCTTGTTTACGGTAAGTATCGAGGGTTGGCATGGGCAGACTCCTGCTGAGGACAATCAGCGGGCAGGCTTAGCCCTTTCGGCCCCAATGCCGATGTGCCCCACAGGAACGAAGCAAAGACTAGGCTGCAACCTACGGCAAGTCAAACCACGTCACGGCAGAGCATGGCTTGCAGCAAATCGCCCATCCTCATTATGCAGGCGTAGAGACAAGCGCAGCATTACAGGCAACGCCGTCCAAAAGCCCGAGGTCAGACCCGCCTGTCTCAATGCAGCAGCCGTCCAGGTATTGCATCCCATGAGCGCATTGAAATATCCCCGCGCTTCGAAGAACGCATCATTCGGTCCGTAATTGCTGCCAGGTAGCGCCACCGGCCCGCCATCTGACTGTTCGAAACTGGCAAGAATGAACCTTTTGAGCCGTTCCAGCCCTTCGGCATCGATGTTGATGACGGTGACAGCCGAAGCATCCAGCGGAATATCGCCCGCCAGTTCCGCATGAATGACGGAACGGTCCAGCGCGAAGCTCTTCAACACAGGGCCGGCCTTCAACTCAGCCCATGT encodes the following:
- the bluB gene encoding 5,6-dimethylbenzimidazole synthase, translated to MSDLENAADAAPLTADTHASPSEHLVVAGAFSEEERSAVYRAIETRRDVRDQFRSDLLPDDLVRRLLEAAHSAPSVGFMQPWNFILIRQPETRERVWQAFHQANEEACAMFEGDRRAQYQRLKLEGIRKAPLSICITCDTKRGGPVVLGRTHNPDTDVYSTVCAVQNLWLAARAEGIGVGWVSIFHEDAIKAILGIPEHVKIVAWLCVGYVDELYDMPELAVKGWRERLPLDKLVFEEGWQDCDDM
- a CDS encoding glyoxalase superfamily protein; protein product: MPTLDTYRKQAKLLMRWHRDRDYSIGGRVRTLDRFRALTDREILAMKFPLTLAQEIVAVEAGHGSWAELKAVAVDAPKMPAQSTKPPVFKSVVPILFVRDVTASAAFFREKLGFAEEFLHGAPPFYGAVSRDGICIHLRLVYEPYFAAAAAKEGSLILASIEVSNVQGLFEEFKKKGVEFAQPLTKQAWGGTDFHVRDPDGNVISFVAFRS
- a CDS encoding TIGR02117 family protein, producing MLIVVTLAGLGILVPRPLWHDEAAARTGRAQQILMLSNPIHTDIAIPVDGDLLSRFAFLRTAGLDLNNPNLRYLVFGWGGRSFYTETRTWAELKAGPVLKSFALDRSVIHAELAGDIPLDASAVTVINIDAEGLERLKRFILASFEQSDGGPVALPGSNYGPNDAFFEARGYFNALMGCNTWTAAALRQAGLTSGFWTALPVMLRLSLRLHNEDGRFAASHALP